In a single window of the Paenibacillus sp. MMS20-IR301 genome:
- the resA gene encoding thiol-disulfide oxidoreductase ResA has protein sequence MGKARKPIQIVILSLILLLGVYAVGSSVFGGEGKLEEGGRAPDFKLLGLDGLTHTLEEYRGKSVVLNFWGSWCAPCVKEMPALQAQWEKWKDQGVVVIGVNVGEDQMTVENFVKLVDINFPVVMDTGRDAVRSYGVSPLPTTFFINEKGKVDSIHIGQLDLSSLDEQIGKLVGQ, from the coding sequence ATGGGCAAAGCGAGAAAGCCGATCCAAATTGTGATTCTATCTCTAATTCTCCTGCTTGGGGTATATGCTGTCGGTTCCTCCGTGTTCGGAGGCGAAGGTAAACTGGAGGAAGGCGGAAGAGCGCCGGACTTCAAGCTGCTGGGGCTGGACGGCCTGACCCACACGCTGGAGGAATACAGAGGGAAGTCCGTAGTGCTTAACTTCTGGGGCTCCTGGTGCGCCCCTTGTGTGAAGGAAATGCCTGCCCTGCAGGCACAGTGGGAGAAGTGGAAGGATCAGGGCGTAGTGGTGATAGGAGTGAATGTAGGCGAGGATCAGATGACGGTGGAGAATTTCGTGAAGCTGGTCGACATCAATTTTCCGGTTGTAATGGATACGGGACGTGATGCCGTCCGCAGCTACGGGGTATCACCGCTGCCGACTACATTCTTCATTAATGAGAAGGGCAAGGTGGACAGCATTCACATCGGCCAGCTGGATTTAAGTTCGCTTGACGAGCAAATCGGGAAGCTGGTGGGACAATGA
- a CDS encoding cytochrome c biogenesis protein ResB → MKPNLPLISNTKCECGHQNPVGTVLCEACGKPLDEKEWKATGNLEMRYDGVARRSQRVSPGIIDRVWNFFSSVKIAIYLIVLTLLGAMLGTIFPQESTFLNIDASTYYNEMYGTAGNIYYRLGLSHTYESWWFVTLLVMIGASLVVCSLDRVLPLYKALTRQKIRKHRQFLTRQKLTLTAAVEEEPESWTSRMIQPLRKKGYRVRTEGGALLAEKYRFSRWGPYVIHIGLIIFLLAVLARGLPGLNMDQHLAFPQGEAVRIPDTSFYLKNEQFTVEFYSDEEMPAEFRGVKVLPKLYETKAVLYECTADCLDPSKEPKLAEVARHDIQVNSPLSYKGMKAYQFDYDLTPVLRSVKPDLVNSATGESYGKFELDMKNPGRVFKAGPYTLELKEKYMDFGLNEEGQPVSKSPYPNAPAFLFLLKGPGLPDGGQQYFYFPKQVDKEQFQQAAINDKLGGADRFLELEVSSMSDVDFAESTTYLNVRVDRAMPFVWVGAGIIMLGLILGFYWQHRRIWLFVEDGELVLGGHTNKNWFGFRREIVSILKQIDMTVDEKSLDNGGGLA, encoded by the coding sequence ATGAAGCCGAACCTGCCGCTGATCAGCAATACCAAATGCGAATGCGGACATCAGAACCCTGTGGGGACGGTGCTCTGCGAAGCCTGCGGTAAACCGCTTGACGAGAAGGAATGGAAGGCTACAGGAAATCTGGAGATGCGGTACGACGGGGTTGCCCGGCGCTCACAGCGTGTAAGTCCGGGGATCATCGACCGGGTCTGGAACTTTTTTTCCTCCGTCAAGATTGCCATCTATCTCATTGTACTGACACTGCTGGGCGCTATGCTGGGTACGATATTTCCGCAGGAGAGCACGTTTCTGAATATTGATGCATCAACTTATTATAATGAAATGTATGGAACAGCCGGGAATATATATTATAGACTCGGCCTTTCGCATACCTACGAATCCTGGTGGTTTGTAACGCTGCTTGTGATGATTGGGGCTTCCCTGGTCGTTTGCAGCCTGGACCGGGTGCTTCCGCTGTACAAGGCACTGACCCGGCAAAAGATCCGCAAGCACCGGCAGTTTCTGACCCGTCAGAAGCTGACGCTCACGGCCGCTGTGGAGGAAGAGCCGGAGTCCTGGACTTCGCGCATGATCCAGCCGCTCCGGAAGAAGGGCTACAGGGTCCGGACGGAAGGCGGTGCTCTTTTAGCCGAGAAATACCGTTTCAGTCGCTGGGGACCTTATGTAATACATATCGGCCTGATTATATTTTTGCTGGCAGTACTCGCCAGAGGGCTTCCCGGACTGAATATGGACCAGCATCTTGCATTTCCGCAGGGAGAGGCTGTCAGAATTCCGGATACAAGCTTTTACCTGAAGAATGAGCAATTCACAGTAGAATTCTATAGTGACGAAGAGATGCCGGCCGAATTCCGCGGGGTTAAGGTTCTTCCCAAGCTTTATGAGACTAAAGCGGTCCTCTATGAATGCACTGCAGACTGCTTGGACCCGTCTAAGGAGCCTAAGCTTGCTGAAGTGGCCAGGCACGACATTCAGGTGAATTCTCCGTTGAGCTACAAAGGAATGAAAGCGTATCAGTTTGATTATGACCTGACCCCGGTGCTGCGTTCCGTGAAGCCTGATCTTGTAAATTCAGCAACGGGCGAGAGCTACGGAAAGTTTGAGCTGGATATGAAGAATCCCGGGCGGGTTTTCAAGGCTGGTCCTTATACGCTTGAGCTGAAGGAGAAATATATGGATTTCGGACTGAATGAAGAAGGCCAGCCGGTATCCAAATCGCCTTACCCGAATGCGCCGGCCTTTCTGTTCCTGCTTAAGGGGCCAGGTCTGCCGGACGGGGGGCAGCAGTATTTTTACTTCCCGAAGCAGGTGGATAAAGAGCAGTTCCAGCAGGCAGCCATTAACGATAAGCTGGGCGGCGCAGACAGGTTTCTGGAGCTTGAGGTCAGCAGTATGAGCGATGTTGATTTCGCGGAGTCCACCACTTATCTGAATGTGCGTGTGGACCGGGCAATGCCCTTTGTCTGGGTCGGTGCAGGAATTATAATGCTGGGACTCATTCTCGGCTTCTACTGGCAGCATAGACGCATCTGGCTGTTCGTAGAGGACGGGGAGCTGGTATTAGGAGGCCATACGAACAAGAACTGGTTCGGCTTCCGCCGTGAAATCGTTTCTATTCTTAAGCAGATAGACATGACAGTCGATGAAAAATCATTGGACAACGGAGGAGGCCTGGCATGA
- the ccsA gene encoding cytochrome c biogenesis protein CcsA yields MSLLDFSSDVFIAAFFLYSGAFMLFTIAIMGRRWSGRKPEEHTARWGRLAFIASSLGLLCHMAYFVTRWMGSGHIPVSNMYEFMTFLSMMVMVAFTVIFAIYRKIILGVFAVPISIIVMAYAAVFPQEVQPLIPSLKSIYLNIHVTLAALGESFFAVGFAAGLMYLLRTVNFGSKERGDRKQQRLVEFTLFSIIVIIGFLGSVFAFRGAGYESVFVRTNVTIDSPGQEDSTIEKVSYKMPPIVAPYHSEIESFQPFLGMKQPLFEAPSWMNGVNAGRKFNTVIWSLLSGLILYGILRLAVRKPLGRAIHPVLDGIDENDLDEITYRAIAIGFPIFTLGALIFAMIWAEVAWGRFWGWDPKEVWALVTWLFYSAYLHLRLARGWQGRKSAWLAVLGFLIVMFTLVGVNLVIAGLHSYAGTD; encoded by the coding sequence ATGAGCTTGCTTGATTTCAGCAGTGATGTCTTTATTGCCGCATTCTTTTTATACAGCGGAGCTTTCATGTTGTTCACCATCGCCATTATGGGCCGCAGATGGTCCGGCAGGAAGCCGGAGGAGCACACTGCACGCTGGGGCAGACTGGCTTTTATCGCCTCTTCGCTCGGGCTGCTGTGTCATATGGCGTATTTCGTCACCCGCTGGATGGGCTCAGGCCATATTCCGGTCAGCAATATGTATGAATTCATGACCTTCTTATCCATGATGGTTATGGTTGCGTTTACGGTGATCTTCGCGATCTACCGCAAGATTATTCTCGGCGTATTCGCAGTTCCGATTTCAATTATAGTGATGGCCTATGCAGCGGTATTTCCGCAGGAAGTGCAGCCCTTGATTCCGTCGCTGAAATCCATCTATTTGAATATTCATGTCACGCTGGCAGCGCTGGGCGAATCCTTCTTTGCAGTCGGCTTTGCTGCCGGGCTGATGTATCTGCTGCGGACGGTGAATTTCGGCAGTAAGGAACGGGGCGACCGCAAGCAGCAGAGACTGGTTGAATTTACTCTCTTCTCAATCATTGTTATAATTGGTTTTCTCGGATCCGTATTTGCTTTCCGGGGAGCCGGCTACGAATCTGTTTTTGTCCGTACTAACGTTACGATTGACAGCCCCGGGCAGGAAGATAGTACAATAGAGAAAGTGAGTTATAAAATGCCGCCGATTGTGGCACCTTACCATAGCGAAATTGAGAGCTTCCAGCCGTTTCTTGGTATGAAGCAGCCGTTATTCGAAGCACCTTCCTGGATGAACGGTGTCAATGCAGGACGCAAATTTAATACCGTAATCTGGTCCCTGCTATCCGGTCTGATTCTTTATGGAATTCTCCGCCTGGCAGTACGTAAGCCGCTGGGCAGGGCGATTCATCCGGTTCTGGACGGAATTGATGAGAATGACCTTGATGAAATTACTTACAGGGCTATAGCCATCGGTTTTCCGATATTCACGCTGGGGGCTTTGATTTTTGCAATGATATGGGCCGAGGTGGCCTGGGGCAGATTCTGGGGATGGGACCCCAAGGAGGTCTGGGCACTCGTTACCTGGCTATTCTACAGTGCTTATCTTCATTTGCGGCTGGCCCGCGGATGGCAGGGACGCAAATCTGCTTGGCTTGCAGTACTCGGCTTTCTAATCGTAATGTTTACCCTGGTTGGTGTTAATTTGGTGATCGCCGGACTTCATTCCTATGCGGGGACGGACTGA
- a CDS encoding response regulator transcription factor, whose product MAEHLNRILVVDDEERIRRLLKMYLEKEGYEIDEAEDGEIALRKATANDYGLILLDVMLPGIDGIEVLTRLRGVKSTPVLMLTAKGEEINRVQGFEMGADDYVVKPFSPREVIYRVKAIMRRSSATAFLSKESNSSNNIVFPFLIIEHDAHRVTAGGQEVSLTPKEYELLHYLAISPDKVFSREELLKDVWNYEFFGDLRTVDTHVKRLREKLNKVSPESAAMITTVWGVGYKLEVPK is encoded by the coding sequence ATGGCAGAGCACTTGAATAGAATTCTGGTGGTGGATGACGAAGAGCGCATCCGCCGCCTGCTCAAAATGTATCTCGAAAAAGAAGGCTACGAAATTGATGAAGCCGAGGACGGCGAAATCGCTCTGCGGAAAGCAACAGCCAATGACTACGGTCTGATCTTGCTGGATGTCATGCTGCCGGGCATTGACGGAATTGAAGTGCTTACCCGGCTGAGAGGGGTTAAATCTACACCGGTTCTGATGCTCACAGCCAAAGGTGAGGAGATTAACCGGGTCCAGGGTTTCGAAATGGGTGCAGATGACTACGTCGTGAAGCCGTTCAGCCCGCGTGAAGTGATTTACCGGGTCAAGGCGATTATGCGCCGTTCCTCGGCAACCGCCTTTTTGTCCAAAGAGAGCAACTCAAGCAATAACATTGTATTTCCGTTTCTCATTATCGAGCATGACGCACACCGCGTTACCGCCGGCGGCCAGGAGGTAAGCTTGACGCCTAAGGAATATGAGCTGCTGCATTATCTCGCTATTTCACCGGATAAGGTATTCTCGCGTGAAGAGCTGCTTAAGGATGTATGGAATTACGAATTCTTCGGAGACCTGCGGACAGTAGATACCCATGTCAAGCGGCTGCGCGAGAAGCTCAATAAGGTGTCCCCGGAATCGGCGGCTATGATTACAACGGTATGGGGCGTAGGTTACAAGCTTGAGGTGCCTAAATAA
- a CDS encoding ATP-binding protein has translation MNFWRSLVGKLWITIICLVAVVLITLGLFLLPYIDSNFANSGAIKRLFTYVCMIGFSLTTFFALFLFTKITQPMQQVIEAANNIRRGEYGTRLTLVTSDEIGQLATSFNHMAEELEENIRSLNQEKGHLSSVLRSMSDAVITFDIEGRIILTNPHGQALLETWSDLAWEQEADSGLYPPSAASGEVPPPLLHLFFSTLSQGGDQRSNVHVRQGVWSVHMAPLYAEDHLRGAVAVLRDVTEEVRLEKMRRDFVANVSHEIRTPLSMMQGYSEALLDGMASSPEESSELVQVIHDESLRMGRLVKDLLDLARMEAGHLDMMKVQVDAGELLERVYRKFAVRAKEREILLELKKSGPELLLKSADEDKLEQVLTNLLDNAFRHTPAGKMISITAGSMILEGRSYLEIEIRDQGVGITPEDLPYIFERFYKADKARVRGESGGTGLGLAIVKNIVESHHGSIHASSKPGEGTAFILRLPVEKQ, from the coding sequence GTGAACTTCTGGAGAAGTCTTGTCGGTAAGCTGTGGATCACGATCATCTGTCTGGTTGCTGTCGTGCTCATTACACTGGGGCTGTTTCTGCTGCCCTATATCGACAGTAATTTCGCCAATTCCGGGGCGATCAAACGTTTGTTTACGTATGTCTGTATGATCGGGTTTTCCTTAACGACATTCTTTGCCTTATTTTTGTTTACGAAGATTACACAGCCGATGCAGCAGGTGATTGAGGCGGCCAATAATATCCGCCGCGGCGAATATGGTACAAGACTGACGCTCGTAACCAGTGATGAGATCGGTCAGCTGGCCACCTCCTTCAATCACATGGCTGAAGAGCTGGAAGAGAACATACGCAGCTTGAATCAGGAAAAAGGCCATCTGTCCAGCGTTCTGCGCAGTATGAGCGATGCCGTAATTACCTTTGATATCGAGGGGCGGATCATTCTGACCAATCCGCACGGGCAGGCACTGCTGGAAACCTGGAGCGATCTGGCCTGGGAGCAGGAGGCCGACAGCGGGCTGTATCCGCCGTCTGCTGCCTCTGGTGAGGTGCCGCCGCCGCTGCTGCATTTGTTTTTCAGCACGCTCAGCCAGGGCGGTGACCAGCGCTCCAATGTACATGTCCGGCAGGGTGTTTGGTCCGTGCATATGGCCCCCCTCTATGCCGAGGATCATCTCCGAGGGGCGGTAGCTGTACTGCGTGATGTAACTGAAGAGGTGCGGCTGGAGAAGATGCGGCGCGATTTCGTCGCCAATGTCTCCCATGAGATCCGTACCCCGCTGTCTATGATGCAGGGATACAGCGAGGCACTGCTGGACGGCATGGCCTCCTCTCCGGAGGAGAGCAGTGAGCTGGTTCAGGTCATACATGACGAATCGCTGCGGATGGGCCGTCTGGTCAAGGACCTGCTCGATCTGGCCCGCATGGAAGCCGGGCATCTTGATATGATGAAGGTTCAGGTGGATGCCGGGGAACTGCTGGAGCGGGTATACCGTAAGTTCGCCGTCAGAGCCAAGGAACGGGAGATTCTGCTTGAACTGAAGAAATCCGGGCCGGAGCTGCTGCTGAAGTCTGCTGATGAAGACAAGCTTGAGCAGGTGCTGACTAATCTGCTGGACAATGCTTTCCGCCATACACCCGCCGGCAAAATGATCTCCATTACAGCCGGCTCCATGATTCTGGAAGGCCGGAGCTACCTGGAGATTGAGATCAGGGATCAGGGTGTAGGCATCACGCCGGAGGATCTGCCCTATATCTTCGAACGTTTCTACAAGGCAGACAAAGCGCGGGTCCGCGGGGAGTCAGGCGGAACCGGGCTGGGTCTTGCGATTGTCAAGAATATCGTCGAATCGCACCACGGCAGCATTCACGCTTCCAGCAAGCCTGGCGAAGGGACCGCCTTTATCCTGCGGCTTCCTGTCGAAAAACAGTAA
- the glpK gene encoding glycerol kinase GlpK has protein sequence MILSLDQGTTSSRAILFNESAGMIAQGQYEIKQSFPRPGWVEHDPEQIWESQLAAARDAISASSAPADSITAIGITNQRETALIWEKVTGKPIYPAIVWQDRRTAQHCEELKAQGMAGEIAAKTGLVIDAYFSATKLAWILDHVPGARERAAKGELMAGTVDSWLIWKLTGGAVHATDVTNASRTMLYNLHERRWDSGLLETLRIPPSILPEVRMSGGDFGTADKQWFGAAIPIRSVLGDQQAALFGHTCLEAGSAKNTYGTGCFILMNTGTEAVSSSHGLLTTVAWGIGDELYYALEGSVFVAGAAVQWLQEGLGLIEGPADSEEKASEVGDSEGVVVVPAFTGLGAPYWDMYARGAVFGLTRGTTAGHLVRATLESLAFQSRDVIGAMEKDAGMPLSGLRVDGGAVRNNLLMQFQADILGSDVTRTTYAETTALGAALLAGLTSGIWTREQLEQFNKAEKVFSPQMGQEEREHRYRVWQDAVARTMGWEKHEGQH, from the coding sequence ATGATTCTTTCATTGGACCAGGGGACGACCAGTTCAAGGGCGATTCTCTTTAACGAGAGCGCAGGAATGATCGCGCAAGGACAATATGAGATTAAACAGTCTTTCCCCCGCCCGGGCTGGGTAGAGCATGACCCGGAGCAGATCTGGGAGAGCCAGCTTGCCGCCGCCAGAGATGCTATCAGCGCCAGCTCAGCCCCGGCTGACAGCATTACAGCAATCGGTATCACCAACCAGCGGGAGACGGCACTGATCTGGGAGAAGGTCACAGGGAAGCCGATCTATCCGGCGATTGTCTGGCAGGACCGCCGGACAGCTCAGCATTGCGAGGAGCTGAAGGCGCAGGGGATGGCCGGAGAGATTGCAGCGAAGACAGGGCTTGTCATCGACGCCTATTTCTCAGCTACGAAGCTGGCGTGGATTCTGGACCATGTACCGGGAGCCAGGGAGCGTGCAGCTAAGGGAGAGCTCATGGCAGGAACCGTTGACAGCTGGCTGATCTGGAAGCTTACAGGCGGCGCTGTGCATGCCACAGACGTTACCAATGCCTCCCGGACGATGCTGTATAATCTGCATGAGCGCAGATGGGATTCCGGACTGCTTGAGACGCTGCGGATTCCGCCGTCCATTCTGCCTGAAGTACGGATGTCGGGCGGTGATTTCGGTACCGCAGACAAGCAGTGGTTCGGTGCAGCTATTCCAATCCGCTCTGTGCTGGGTGATCAGCAGGCGGCGCTATTCGGTCATACCTGTCTTGAAGCGGGCAGTGCCAAGAATACCTACGGGACAGGCTGCTTCATTCTGATGAATACAGGTACAGAGGCTGTATCCTCGAGCCACGGCCTGCTGACGACCGTTGCCTGGGGCATCGGGGATGAACTCTATTATGCGCTTGAAGGCAGTGTATTTGTCGCAGGAGCGGCCGTACAATGGCTGCAGGAAGGGCTGGGTCTGATTGAAGGGCCGGCTGACTCGGAGGAGAAGGCAAGTGAAGTCGGAGACAGTGAGGGCGTAGTGGTCGTACCTGCCTTCACCGGTCTTGGTGCGCCGTACTGGGATATGTATGCCCGCGGGGCTGTGTTCGGGCTGACCCGCGGCACAACTGCCGGACATCTGGTCCGGGCAACGCTGGAGTCACTGGCCTTTCAGTCCCGTGACGTGATCGGAGCTATGGAGAAGGACGCAGGGATGCCGCTCAGCGGCCTCAGAGTGGATGGCGGCGCAGTACGCAACAATCTGCTGATGCAGTTCCAGGCAGACATTCTGGGCAGCGACGTTACACGTACAACCTACGCGGAGACTACTGCACTTGGTGCTGCGCTGCTTGCCGGACTTACATCAGGCATCTGGACCCGGGAGCAGCTGGAGCAGTTCAACAAGGCCGAGAAGGTGTTCTCGCCGCAGATGGGGCAGGAGGAGCGTGAGCACCGTTACCGCGTCTGGCAGGATGCTGTAGCGCGGACGATGGGCTGGGAGAAGCATGAAGGGCAGCACTAG
- a CDS encoding 3-oxoacyl-[acyl-carrier-protein] synthase III C-terminal domain-containing protein → MAGIRIKDIDIYHPSTKISNDFFIQHFDEKGIDIRGLLATLGRDTRYSISSTDENSLTMAFEAASNVLEKTGLSGADIDLIAYASQTPEYIFPTNSLMIHRLINGASHTICIDSNANCAGMTAAVEQVSRQMLGNPRIRRALVIGSDYVAPHANKNDPVYYANFGDAAAAVILERDENSVGFIDSIYQTDTCVYGNSLFPAEGLANLGRSGVAAGEFNVKFIPFDDSICVDAASESINTLLSNNGIAPESIKAACFSQLSLPNIQAVSGKIGIDPDAAVYIGDEFGYTSTSSPFIALHKAVTTGQLERGDKVLFWTVGAGWQNVAFVMEY, encoded by the coding sequence ATGGCTGGGATTCGCATTAAGGACATTGATATCTACCATCCAAGCACTAAGATCAGCAATGACTTTTTCATTCAGCATTTCGATGAGAAGGGCATTGATATCCGCGGACTTCTGGCTACACTGGGCCGTGATACCCGGTACAGCATCAGCAGCACAGATGAGAACTCCCTGACGATGGCCTTTGAAGCCGCAAGCAATGTTCTGGAAAAAACCGGATTGTCCGGTGCAGATATTGATTTAATCGCTTATGCAAGCCAAACTCCTGAATATATTTTTCCTACAAACTCACTCATGATTCATCGTTTAATTAACGGGGCATCGCATACGATCTGCATCGACAGCAACGCCAACTGTGCCGGAATGACTGCTGCAGTGGAGCAGGTCAGCCGCCAGATGCTTGGCAATCCGCGGATCCGCCGTGCGCTTGTCATCGGCTCGGATTATGTTGCCCCGCATGCTAACAAAAATGATCCGGTATACTACGCCAACTTCGGGGATGCTGCTGCTGCTGTCATCCTGGAGCGTGATGAGAATTCTGTAGGCTTCATTGATTCGATCTACCAGACCGATACCTGTGTCTACGGGAACTCCTTATTCCCGGCAGAAGGCCTGGCTAATCTCGGACGCAGCGGTGTCGCTGCAGGCGAATTCAATGTGAAGTTTATTCCGTTCGATGATTCGATCTGCGTGGATGCTGCCTCGGAATCGATCAATACACTGCTAAGCAATAACGGGATTGCCCCTGAATCCATCAAAGCGGCCTGCTTCTCGCAGCTGTCGCTACCGAACATTCAGGCGGTCTCCGGCAAAATCGGAATTGATCCGGATGCTGCAGTATACATCGGCGATGAATTCGGCTACACCTCTACGAGCAGCCCTTTCATCGCACTGCATAAAGCCGTGACGACCGGACAGCTCGAACGCGGTGATAAGGTGCTGTTCTGGACTGTAGGCGCCGGCTGGCAAAATGTTGCCTTTGTAATGGAATACTAA
- a CDS encoding carboxymuconolactone decarboxylase family protein, protein MNTNSGLEHFTNLSGQYGAKALAPIKEHFPELAEFIMGNAYGDIFQRTTIGADWKEIAVISSLITMGQFEQLGVHYVMALRVGMTVDQIKGILLHLVPVIGAPRVISAFNVLLETLEEIR, encoded by the coding sequence ATGAACACGAACAGCGGTTTGGAGCATTTCACTAATCTTTCAGGACAATACGGAGCAAAAGCGCTGGCACCGATCAAAGAGCATTTCCCTGAGCTTGCCGAGTTCATTATGGGTAATGCTTACGGGGATATTTTTCAGCGGACAACTATTGGGGCGGACTGGAAGGAGATCGCCGTTATCTCATCTTTAATAACTATGGGGCAGTTTGAACAGCTTGGTGTTCATTATGTAATGGCACTTCGCGTCGGAATGACCGTTGATCAAATCAAAGGAATTCTGCTGCATCTGGTACCGGTTATTGGCGCTCCAAGAGTGATTTCGGCTTTCAATGTTTTGCTGGAGACGCTGGAAGAGATCCGTTAA
- a CDS encoding thiamine pyrophosphate-binding protein: MAEALHNLGVTHSFGIIGKSICPIALKLVDYGIEFIPGRHESSSGFEAGGYALKTGSLGVAFGTSGPGGTNLLTAAAHAKANNLPVLFITGHQSIKELGIPQCQDSTSYLADLAEMFRPATLFSKLVERGDHFSTIFNHALSIALGDKKGPVHLCIPFDVQTERLEECRIVLPEREKLVNYANFERVVSAINASSRPLIIAGKGVNRSGAHKELVQLAETFNIPVVTSPGGKGTIAWDHPLYHGPIGVGGCPHGEELMNNSDLFIVLGSRLSDMTICNLKPENHPELLIQFDVDPTFVGKILHSRTISVGGDMRDNLELYLQQIDPASVKRREITVSNEYHEELPVLPKLSLASVMSTMSDLIPYDSTVFVDDGSHGFNAVKWFNVKKAGSFVFDDYFACMGNSIGMAIGAKVAAPQETVFCITGDGCFMMLGTEINTAVCKEIPVIFIVVNNMQLDMALKGMAKTTGRIDGTLFEVPLDAVKFAESLGAAGFRCETQEQFASAVREAIALNRVAVIELLTDRDEMPPTAHRTLDLN; the protein is encoded by the coding sequence ATGGCCGAGGCATTACACAATCTCGGAGTAACACATTCTTTTGGGATTATCGGCAAATCTATTTGTCCTATCGCACTAAAGCTTGTAGATTATGGTATTGAATTCATTCCCGGCCGGCATGAATCCAGCTCCGGATTTGAAGCAGGCGGTTACGCGCTCAAAACAGGCAGTCTCGGGGTAGCCTTCGGCACCTCCGGCCCGGGCGGAACGAACCTGCTCACCGCTGCGGCACATGCCAAGGCTAACAATCTTCCCGTTCTCTTCATCACCGGCCATCAGTCAATTAAAGAGCTGGGGATTCCCCAGTGTCAGGATTCCACATCCTACCTTGCCGATCTGGCAGAGATGTTCCGGCCGGCAACGCTGTTCAGCAAGCTGGTTGAACGCGGTGATCATTTCAGCACTATATTCAATCATGCCCTGTCCATCGCGCTGGGTGACAAAAAAGGCCCTGTCCATCTCTGCATTCCCTTTGATGTCCAAACGGAACGGCTGGAGGAATGCCGGATCGTGCTGCCTGAACGGGAAAAGCTCGTCAACTACGCTAACTTTGAACGGGTCGTCTCGGCAATCAATGCCTCCAGCAGACCTCTGATCATCGCCGGTAAAGGCGTCAACCGTTCCGGAGCCCACAAGGAGCTTGTCCAGCTGGCCGAAACCTTCAACATTCCTGTTGTCACCTCTCCCGGCGGCAAAGGCACCATCGCCTGGGATCACCCGCTCTATCACGGGCCTATCGGCGTCGGCGGATGTCCGCACGGTGAAGAGCTAATGAACAACAGCGATCTTTTTATTGTCCTTGGCTCACGGCTAAGCGATATGACCATCTGTAATCTGAAGCCTGAGAACCATCCTGAGCTGCTGATTCAGTTTGATGTCGATCCTACATTTGTCGGTAAAATCCTCCATTCTCGCACCATTTCTGTTGGCGGCGATATGCGGGACAATCTGGAGCTGTACCTTCAGCAGATTGATCCGGCGTCCGTCAAGAGACGCGAGATTACAGTATCCAATGAGTATCATGAGGAGCTTCCCGTATTGCCCAAGCTGTCTCTCGCCTCAGTAATGAGCACAATGAGTGATTTGATCCCTTATGACAGTACTGTATTTGTCGATGACGGCAGCCATGGCTTCAACGCAGTGAAATGGTTCAACGTTAAGAAGGCCGGCAGCTTTGTTTTCGATGATTATTTTGCCTGCATGGGCAATTCAATCGGCATGGCCATCGGAGCCAAGGTAGCCGCTCCGCAAGAAACCGTGTTCTGCATTACGGGTGACGGCTGCTTCATGATGCTTGGTACTGAAATAAACACAGCCGTTTGCAAGGAAATACCTGTGATTTTCATTGTTGTCAATAATATGCAGCTGGATATGGCACTCAAGGGTATGGCGAAAACAACCGGCCGGATTGATGGAACACTGTTCGAGGTTCCTCTTGATGCTGTCAAATTCGCCGAATCGCTTGGTGCCGCAGGCTTCCGATGCGAGACACAGGAGCAATTTGCTTCAGCAGTCCGCGAGGCAATTGCGCTAAACCGTGTTGCTGTGATTGAGCTTTTAACCGACCGTGATGAAATGCCTCCTACGGCTCACCGGACACTTGATCTTAATTAA